The proteins below come from a single Rhodohalobacter sp. SW132 genomic window:
- a CDS encoding cbb3-type cytochrome c oxidase subunit I, with translation MSTESTTISETDSSLVKSAAHRICDTTGLSIFTKAEFFVKVNAVLAVIFLLIGAVAAISLALTRWSNIMLLNDIWYYRMLTLHGVNMLVFWIIFFEMAILYFASTTLLNTKMFSKKLAHVSLALMAAGAILTNYIILDGRADVMLTSYPPLEAHPIFYLGIILFAVGALVVCFNFFATLYIAKKNKTYEGSMPLVTFGAATAAIIAVVALVHGAIALVPTFFWSMGWMEMMDPGVYRLFWWGLGHHSQQINVAAMVAVWYFVATMSTGAKPLNETVCRGAFILYILFINLAAAHHLLVDPGFSAEWKIWNTSYAMYLAVLASMIHGYTVPASMEVAMRRKGYTKGIFGWFAKLPWKDPGFSAVALSVIIFGFIGGITGVTLGTEQINIMAHNTLKIPGHFHATVVGGTTLAFMGLCYYLVPLIFQKDFYMKTLARIQPWLFGGGIVVMSLGMSFAGTYGVPRRTYDSDFSGANLETGFDPIAHFFLGVLGVGGVIAFIGLLLFIVLIVAAVFFGPSLKGKKMPTWQNDREQKMTDDLISRGYEEEGKDYEHVKTPGTIVLVLIFLLSFAIYYFANWAALTDLWHIS, from the coding sequence ATGAGTACTGAATCTACTACTATATCTGAAACTGATAGCAGCCTGGTTAAATCCGCAGCGCATAGAATATGTGACACAACCGGCTTATCCATCTTCACAAAAGCTGAATTTTTTGTAAAGGTTAATGCTGTATTGGCGGTTATATTTCTGCTTATAGGTGCTGTGGCGGCAATTTCCTTAGCGCTTACGCGATGGTCCAACATCATGCTTCTGAATGATATCTGGTATTACCGGATGCTGACCCTTCACGGGGTAAACATGCTGGTATTCTGGATTATCTTTTTCGAGATGGCCATTCTCTATTTTGCCAGCACCACGCTGCTTAACACCAAAATGTTTTCCAAAAAGCTGGCCCATGTATCACTTGCCCTTATGGCGGCGGGCGCTATCCTTACCAACTACATCATCCTGGATGGCCGCGCCGATGTGATGCTGACCTCCTATCCGCCACTCGAAGCCCATCCGATATTCTATCTCGGAATCATCCTATTTGCAGTAGGAGCTCTGGTCGTCTGTTTTAATTTCTTTGCCACGCTCTACATCGCCAAAAAAAATAAAACCTACGAAGGCTCCATGCCGCTGGTCACTTTCGGGGCTGCAACGGCTGCCATCATCGCGGTGGTAGCCCTGGTTCACGGAGCCATTGCGCTGGTCCCAACCTTTTTCTGGTCTATGGGCTGGATGGAGATGATGGATCCCGGTGTCTACCGGCTTTTCTGGTGGGGGCTGGGCCATCACTCCCAGCAGATCAATGTGGCCGCAATGGTTGCCGTATGGTACTTTGTTGCCACGATGAGTACGGGGGCCAAACCTCTTAACGAAACGGTGTGTCGCGGGGCATTCATTCTTTATATCCTGTTTATCAATCTTGCTGCAGCCCACCATCTCCTGGTTGATCCTGGTTTCAGCGCCGAATGGAAGATCTGGAACACCTCCTACGCGATGTATCTTGCCGTACTTGCATCCATGATTCACGGCTACACCGTACCGGCATCGATGGAGGTAGCAATGCGCCGGAAAGGCTACACCAAAGGGATTTTTGGCTGGTTCGCCAAACTTCCCTGGAAAGACCCCGGTTTCTCAGCAGTTGCGTTGTCCGTGATTATTTTCGGGTTTATCGGCGGAATCACCGGTGTGACACTGGGAACAGAGCAGATCAACATCATGGCTCACAATACTCTCAAGATTCCCGGCCACTTTCACGCCACTGTTGTGGGAGGTACAACCCTTGCCTTTATGGGGCTCTGTTACTACCTGGTTCCGCTGATTTTCCAGAAAGATTTCTACATGAAAACTCTGGCACGCATTCAACCCTGGTTATTCGGCGGTGGAATTGTGGTGATGTCCCTGGGCATGTCATTTGCAGGCACTTACGGTGTACCACGCCGGACCTATGACAGTGATTTTAGCGGGGCGAACCTGGAAACCGGCTTCGACCCAATTGCCCATTTCTTCCTGGGTGTTCTCGGGGTTGGTGGCGTCATCGCCTTCATCGGCCTGCTGCTATTTATCGTACTGATTGTCGCAGCCGTTTTCTTCGGCCCGTCGCTCAAGGGCAAGAAAATGCCAACCTGGCAAAACGACCGGGAGCAGAAAATGACTGACGATCTGATCAGCAGGGGTTATGAAGAGGAAGGGAAAGATTACGAGCATGTAAAAACACCCGGAACTATTGTTCTGGTGCTCATTTTCCTTCTCAGTTTTGCGATCTACTACTTCGCAAACTGGGCTGCCCTGACGGATCTGTGGCATATAAGTTAA
- a CDS encoding cytochrome C oxidase subunit II, producing the protein MSIFHPKGNWYRTPTGAERLWVGLALAWCLVMSVTMPWWHFQGKQNAPSETYQVEPADFIQRVNQFIETNQVGEMNNIPIVEPAPGGDAYLLGQMWEWYPVLKLKKDQTYRIHISSADLQHGFSLIPLNMNLHVLPGYDYVMTITPTTAGEFSIICNEFCGIGHHRMTGKIIVE; encoded by the coding sequence ATGAGCATATTCCATCCAAAAGGAAACTGGTATCGAACACCTACGGGAGCTGAACGCCTGTGGGTAGGCCTGGCACTGGCCTGGTGCCTGGTGATGTCGGTAACAATGCCCTGGTGGCACTTCCAGGGGAAGCAGAACGCCCCAAGTGAAACCTACCAAGTTGAACCGGCCGATTTCATTCAGCGTGTAAATCAGTTCATTGAAACCAATCAAGTTGGTGAAATGAACAACATACCGATCGTTGAGCCCGCACCCGGCGGCGACGCTTATCTGCTCGGGCAGATGTGGGAGTGGTACCCGGTCTTAAAACTAAAGAAGGATCAAACCTACCGGATTCACATCTCTTCGGCAGACCTGCAGCACGGCTTCTCACTGATTCCACTAAATATGAATCTCCATGTATTACCGGGTTACGACTATGTGATGACGATTACGCCCACCACCGCCGGGGAGTTCAGCATTATCTGCAATGAATTTTGCGGAATCGGGCATCACCGGATGACCGGAAAAATAATCGTAGAATAA
- a CDS encoding cbb3-type cytochrome c oxidase subunit I, with the protein MLPIVKKAISLPIEIWQASALASEKDYSRSWLKIGLFSLLLSGLFSAVIVIARTPGTAEFIGDPLFARKSLVLHVDFALVVWFYAFLSVLHVSLNRSVSFLQMAAGTKLALCGLLLMIASIFFKGAEPILANYIPVLDHPVFIGGLLVFSAGILITFPGNLSVFSIPKPESPPSFFNPAAQLAIRYAGIVVMAAIFTFMISWMLTSNTIDRTLYYELIMWGGGHILQFANVLGMLTVWLILIYKITGKIPVGKRVNFILLSVLAVPAVLSPILLLNGTGDQLYYSGYTQLMRWFIFPVVTIYLILGSRAIWLHYSRLNKQKNPFRSLYFNGFLVSALLTVTGFVLGAMIRGSSTLIPAHYHASLGGVTVAYMVMVFILLKEYGYQLTTRKSIRLMKLQPLLFGFGQTMFVIGFAIAGMMGMGRKLFGQDQNIYSVEALTGLGLMSLGGLLAMAGGILFIYIVVKSYTNSQNR; encoded by the coding sequence ATGCTGCCCATTGTAAAAAAAGCGATCTCCTTACCGATTGAAATCTGGCAGGCATCCGCTCTGGCTTCAGAAAAGGACTATTCCCGCAGCTGGCTGAAGATTGGATTATTCAGTCTTCTGCTATCCGGTCTGTTTTCAGCTGTTATTGTTATTGCCCGAACTCCGGGAACCGCTGAGTTTATTGGAGATCCTCTATTTGCAAGGAAATCTCTGGTATTACATGTTGATTTTGCCCTTGTTGTGTGGTTTTATGCGTTTCTCTCAGTTCTCCATGTTTCGTTAAACCGCTCTGTAAGTTTCCTTCAGATGGCTGCTGGTACAAAGCTTGCCCTGTGTGGATTACTTCTTATGATCGCTTCCATCTTTTTCAAGGGAGCCGAACCCATTCTGGCCAACTACATTCCGGTACTTGACCATCCCGTCTTCATTGGCGGCCTTTTAGTATTTAGCGCAGGTATCCTTATCACATTTCCCGGGAATCTTTCTGTTTTCTCAATTCCCAAACCGGAATCGCCGCCCTCATTTTTTAACCCTGCTGCCCAGCTTGCAATTCGTTACGCCGGCATCGTGGTTATGGCTGCAATCTTTACCTTTATGATCTCCTGGATGTTGACATCCAACACAATTGATCGAACGCTCTATTATGAGTTGATCATGTGGGGTGGTGGTCACATTCTGCAATTTGCCAATGTCCTTGGGATGCTCACTGTGTGGTTGATTCTGATCTACAAAATCACCGGCAAGATACCCGTCGGAAAGCGTGTGAATTTTATTCTGCTATCCGTTTTAGCGGTACCGGCTGTGCTGTCACCTATTTTATTATTGAATGGCACCGGTGACCAACTCTACTACAGCGGCTACACCCAGTTGATGAGATGGTTCATATTTCCTGTCGTAACAATCTATCTCATCCTGGGCTCCAGGGCTATCTGGCTACACTACAGCAGATTAAACAAGCAGAAAAATCCGTTCCGCAGCCTCTATTTCAATGGATTTTTGGTAAGCGCACTTCTTACCGTCACCGGCTTTGTACTCGGCGCGATGATACGCGGTTCCAGCACACTTATCCCTGCACACTATCACGCATCCCTCGGTGGGGTTACGGTAGCCTATATGGTGATGGTATTCATACTGTTGAAGGAGTATGGTTATCAGTTAACAACCCGCAAATCGATACGGCTTATGAAGCTCCAGCCCCTGCTGTTTGGTTTTGGCCAAACGATGTTTGTGATCGGTTTTGCAATCGCCGGCATGATGGGAATGGGCCGCAAACTTTTTGGACAGGATCAAAATATATACTCCGTCGAAGCTCTAACGGGACTTGGCTTGATGAGTCTGGGTGGCCTGCTTGCTATGGCCGGCGGGATACTTTTTATCTATATCGTTGTGAAATCCTATACCAACAGTCAAAACAGATAA
- a CDS encoding Rrf2 family transcriptional regulator, which produces MFLNQTSHYALRAMTGLVISETDEPVGSKRLAEVTSVPSHYLSKIMRKMVKAGYVESRKGHGGGFTLKVAPDKIRIIDVLNASGFDLEDQPCVFGFDSCGDDNPCALHPVWKQLKTCFTDWSHNTTLEDIRRESSKLEDVKRWVKE; this is translated from the coding sequence ATGTTTTTAAACCAGACCTCCCACTATGCGCTTCGTGCTATGACCGGGCTTGTGATATCAGAAACAGATGAACCGGTGGGTTCAAAAAGGCTGGCTGAAGTGACAAGTGTCCCCTCTCACTATTTGTCAAAGATTATGCGTAAAATGGTTAAGGCGGGATATGTTGAATCCAGAAAAGGGCACGGCGGCGGATTTACTTTGAAAGTAGCTCCTGACAAAATTCGAATCATTGATGTGTTGAATGCATCCGGATTCGATCTGGAGGATCAGCCTTGTGTATTTGGTTTTGACAGTTGCGGAGATGATAATCCTTGTGCCCTCCATCCCGTATGGAAGCAATTGAAAACCTGTTTTACTGACTGGTCACATAATACCACCTTAGAGGATATTCGAAGAGAAAGCAGTAAACTGGAGGATGTAAAAAGGTGGGTAAAAGAGTGA
- a CDS encoding SDR family oxidoreductase translates to MNLKNQTAIVTGASKGIGLAISKALNSEGVQVAGWSRTPPEKYTNDRFTHIEADLTDEESVERAWKHTREKAGDEIPILINNAGVGYRGVMEEMPSDRWRYLFDLNVHGIFYVSKRVISGMKKREEGHIINIGSGAGTNGIAGMSAYCGTKYAVVGITESMHLELRDFGVKVTCLSPGSVETSFSGSDKNKLMPEDLAATIIHMLKCPKNFHYTEIQVRPLQP, encoded by the coding sequence ATGAATCTCAAAAATCAAACCGCCATCGTAACCGGAGCCAGTAAAGGAATTGGACTGGCGATATCTAAAGCACTGAACAGTGAAGGGGTACAAGTAGCGGGATGGAGCCGTACACCACCCGAAAAATACACTAATGATCGATTTACCCATATTGAAGCCGATTTAACGGACGAAGAATCCGTGGAAAGGGCTTGGAAGCATACCAGGGAGAAAGCTGGTGATGAGATTCCGATTCTGATTAACAATGCCGGAGTAGGCTATCGCGGGGTGATGGAGGAGATGCCATCGGATCGCTGGAGATACCTATTTGACCTGAATGTTCACGGTATATTCTATGTATCAAAACGGGTGATATCCGGCATGAAAAAGCGTGAAGAAGGGCATATTATTAATATTGGATCGGGTGCAGGCACCAACGGAATTGCCGGAATGAGTGCCTACTGCGGCACCAAATATGCAGTTGTGGGTATCACCGAATCGATGCACCTGGAGCTGCGTGATTTTGGTGTGAAAGTTACTTGCCTGTCGCCCGGTTCCGTTGAGACAAGTTTTTCGGGATCAGATAAAAACAAGCTCATGCCGGAAGATCTGGCTGCAACTATCATCCACATGCTCAAGTGCCCGAAAAACTTTCACTACACCGAAATTCAGGTGAGACCTTTGCAGCCGTAA
- a CDS encoding LacI family DNA-binding transcriptional regulator → MGFRKKTTISDIADKLNVTPSTVSRALKDHPRISDRTKKAVRKLVDELEYQPNNIASALRNGKSNIVGVMVPTSDRSFFASFIRGVEEVLRDEGFNLMICQSDDQFQKECAGIDTLINVRVDGIIASVAKETIDFSHYKKIKKMGTPLVLYDRVIPDLGVNQVVSDDFYGSYKAVTHLAEQGCRRIAHFAGEQHIHIYQNRLEGYLQALRDLQIEIDEEMIIESDLIRERDKIILTGREMADKLMSMNNRPDGIFSSSDFAAIGAMQRFIEKNIHIPEEIAITGYSNDFSTTVIEPGLTSVDQHTVQMGNLAAEQFLNHIRANKKEFLPRKILVKPELMVRGSSSRVQNGSDS, encoded by the coding sequence ATGGGTTTTAGAAAAAAAACGACCATTTCTGATATTGCTGATAAGCTAAATGTTACGCCTTCTACGGTATCCAGAGCACTGAAAGATCACCCAAGAATTAGTGATCGTACAAAGAAAGCTGTAAGGAAGTTGGTTGATGAGCTTGAATATCAACCTAACAATATTGCTTCAGCGCTCAGAAACGGGAAAAGTAATATTGTAGGTGTGATGGTTCCCACATCGGATCGAAGTTTTTTCGCATCATTTATCCGGGGGGTTGAAGAGGTTCTCCGTGATGAAGGGTTTAACCTGATGATATGCCAGTCAGACGACCAGTTTCAAAAAGAGTGTGCGGGGATTGATACATTGATAAATGTTCGGGTAGATGGCATAATTGCATCTGTTGCGAAAGAGACCATTGATTTTTCCCATTATAAGAAAATCAAAAAAATGGGAACTCCTTTGGTATTATACGACCGGGTAATTCCGGATCTGGGTGTAAACCAAGTCGTATCAGATGATTTTTATGGATCGTATAAAGCGGTCACGCATTTGGCAGAACAAGGCTGCAGAAGAATTGCACACTTTGCGGGGGAACAGCACATTCATATTTATCAAAACCGATTAGAGGGATATTTGCAGGCGCTTCGTGATCTTCAGATAGAAATTGATGAAGAGATGATTATTGAATCTGACCTAATTCGGGAAAGGGACAAAATTATACTCACCGGCAGAGAAATGGCTGATAAGTTAATGAGCATGAATAATCGGCCGGACGGAATTTTTTCATCCAGTGATTTTGCCGCTATAGGTGCTATGCAGCGATTTATAGAGAAAAATATACATATACCTGAAGAAATTGCGATAACCGGATACAGCAATGACTTTTCGACAACCGTTATCGAGCCGGGTTTAACGTCAGTTGATCAGCATACGGTTCAGATGGGGAATCTTGCTGCGGAACAATTTCTGAATCATATCAGGGCAAATAAAAAAGAATTTTTACCCCGTAAAATATTAGTAAAACCAGAGTTGATGGTGCGTGGATCATCCAGTCGGGTACAAAATGGATCAGACAGTTAG
- a CDS encoding RagB/SusD family nutrient uptake outer membrane protein: MKKFKSIYILGVTMILLLVVSCSDILNEQPRSIYEPGFFQTEEGVRGGVTALYAHLRYIYGNAYFYNTGVTGTDEATYAQSADQNFLVMDLSGQGEITATDSRADVLWGNAFEAINTASGVIENASEVDGISEALVAEANFFRAFDYFQLVQTFGGVPLDLGAGELEFNSNPVRVSVRNTVPEVYTQAIFPDLITAVENLPDNPRVTGGVTKNVARLYLSKAYLTYAWWLENPNNIPTYPETSRTDPDGNDANWYYQQAYDIAIEAIENPGPYALQETFYDVHYAPNDRNSEILLYADRTETSEFYNDASLTWGNGGGADNFAVWMMTWNYTVIRSSSSDTEWNGNIESVRREAVQSLGRPWTRMAPTIDAITETFADKTNDSRYDGTFTTAYRSNIDRSPEVNGPIYNANLMEIQAGDPVLTFLDEQPDTPISYPSDPSRGANIGAGELPGRSDFVIGPEDISRIVYPGLWKLGTYRTDSGDGLGEPNAATTRPFNIAKFSEFYFIAAEAAVQGATTAAGMDARDLINVIRERAGHWRWYNKENQERIEDNSAEMVAATPATIDIDYILEERSREYFAEGFRWYDLIRTQKWEEFASSYRIAGSNYGDHEAQTVQRNIQPHHYLRPIPQGQLDALQISSAERAEYQNPGY, translated from the coding sequence ATGAAAAAGTTTAAATCGATATACATTTTAGGAGTGACCATGATACTTCTGTTAGTCGTATCATGTTCGGATATTCTGAATGAGCAACCCCGCAGTATTTACGAACCCGGTTTCTTTCAAACCGAAGAGGGTGTGAGAGGCGGGGTAACCGCACTGTATGCCCATCTGAGGTATATCTATGGCAATGCCTATTTCTACAACACCGGTGTTACCGGTACGGATGAGGCAACTTATGCCCAAAGTGCCGATCAGAACTTCCTGGTGATGGATCTTAGCGGCCAGGGAGAAATCACTGCAACAGACAGCCGCGCTGATGTATTATGGGGAAATGCTTTTGAAGCCATTAATACAGCCAGCGGGGTAATTGAAAATGCTTCAGAAGTGGATGGAATTTCTGAAGCGCTGGTCGCTGAAGCGAATTTCTTTCGTGCCTTTGATTATTTTCAGCTTGTTCAAACCTTCGGCGGTGTTCCTTTAGATCTGGGAGCCGGTGAACTGGAATTTAACTCAAATCCTGTTCGCGTGTCCGTGCGGAACACAGTCCCGGAAGTCTATACACAGGCCATCTTCCCGGACCTCATTACAGCTGTTGAAAATTTACCGGATAACCCAAGAGTAACTGGCGGAGTTACAAAAAATGTTGCCCGCCTGTACCTCTCAAAAGCATACCTCACCTACGCATGGTGGCTGGAGAACCCAAACAACATTCCAACCTATCCTGAAACCAGCCGGACTGATCCGGATGGCAATGATGCAAACTGGTATTACCAGCAAGCATACGATATAGCCATTGAGGCGATCGAAAACCCGGGGCCATACGCTCTTCAGGAGACGTTTTATGATGTACACTATGCTCCAAACGATAGAAATAGCGAAATCCTTTTATATGCTGACCGAACTGAAACCAGCGAGTTCTACAACGATGCCAGCCTCACATGGGGTAATGGCGGCGGTGCTGATAACTTTGCGGTTTGGATGATGACCTGGAACTACACGGTCATCAGAAGCAGCTCTTCTGATACAGAATGGAATGGGAATATAGAATCTGTTCGTCGTGAAGCGGTTCAATCCCTTGGACGCCCATGGACACGTATGGCTCCAACCATTGATGCGATTACGGAAACTTTCGCTGATAAAACCAATGATTCTCGCTATGACGGAACGTTCACTACCGCCTACCGATCTAATATTGACAGATCACCTGAAGTTAACGGACCTATTTACAACGCGAATTTAATGGAAATTCAAGCTGGAGATCCGGTTCTGACGTTTCTTGATGAGCAGCCCGACACACCAATCAGTTATCCTTCAGATCCAAGCCGGGGTGCTAATATAGGTGCAGGTGAACTACCCGGAAGGTCCGACTTTGTAATTGGGCCTGAAGACATCAGCAGAATTGTGTATCCGGGGCTCTGGAAGCTCGGAACCTACCGCACCGACAGCGGAGATGGATTGGGTGAACCGAATGCGGCTACTACCCGACCATTTAACATCGCAAAATTCTCTGAATTTTATTTTATCGCAGCTGAAGCTGCGGTACAAGGTGCCACTACAGCAGCCGGTATGGATGCTCGTGATCTCATTAATGTCATTCGCGAACGTGCCGGTCACTGGCGATGGTACAACAAGGAAAACCAGGAGCGAATCGAGGATAACAGTGCCGAAATGGTAGCTGCAACTCCGGCAACGATCGACATCGATTATATCCTGGAAGAGCGCTCACGCGAGTATTTTGCTGAAGGATTCCGGTGGTATGACCTGATCAGAACACAGAAGTGGGAGGAATTTGCTTCCAGCTATCGAATTGCCGGCAGTAATTATGGCGATCACGAAGCACAAACCGTACAGCGTAATATCCAGCCCCATCACTACCTGCGGCCGATCCCGCAAGGCCAGCTGGATGCGCTTCAGATAAGCTCTGCAGAAAGAGCTGAATATCAAAATCCCGGATATTAA